A stretch of Perognathus longimembris pacificus isolate PPM17 chromosome 1, ASM2315922v1, whole genome shotgun sequence DNA encodes these proteins:
- the Pvalb gene encoding parvalbumin alpha, whose translation MSMTDLLKAEDIKKAIGAFAAADSFDHKKFFQMVGLKKKNADEVKKVFHILDKDKSGFIEEDELGSILKGFSSDARDLSPKETKTLLAAGDKDGDGKIGVEEFSTLVAES comes from the exons ATGTCGATGACAGACTTGCTCAAAGCCGAGGACATCAAGAAGGCGATAGGAGCCTTTGCCG ctgcCGACTCCTTCGACCACAAAAAGTTCTTCCAGATGGTGGGCCTGAAGAAAAAGAACGCAGATGAAGTGAAGAAGGTTTTCCACATCttggacaaagacaagagtggCTTCATCGAGGAGGATGAgctggg atCCATCCTAAAGGGTTTCTCCTCGGATGCCAGAGACCTGTCTCCTAAAGAAACCAAGACATTGCTGGCCGCAGGGGACAAGGATGGAGACGGCAAGATCGGAGTTGAAG